From Actinopolyspora lacussalsi, a single genomic window includes:
- a CDS encoding dolichyl-phosphate-mannose--protein O-mannosyl transferase (product_source=COG1928; cog=COG1928; pfam=PF02366,PF16192; superfamily=54897; transmembrane_helix_parts=Inside_1_48,TMhelix_49_68,Outside_69_127,TMhelix_128_150,Inside_151_156,TMhelix_157_176,Outside_177_180,TMhelix_181_198,Inside_199_231,TMhelix_232_254,Outside_255_284,TMhelix_285_307,Inside_308_421,TMhelix_422_439,Outside_440_448,TMhelix_449_471,Inside_472_482,TMhelix_483_505,Outside_506_525) — protein MNVLVPSSGASSARDEAVRDGETPPVRYPGEHDRAKLLSPREPTDRLRGWIVTLVVTLLAGVVRFWRLGQATDDGTPIFDEKHYVPQAWQMLRNGGFEDNPGYELVAHPPVGKHLIAVGEWLFGYTPLGWRFSAAVAGTLMVLLLVRIARRMTRSTLLGALAGILLICDGLSHVQARVGMLDIFHAVLVLAAFACLLVDRDRMRSRLALVVTEQRIGESELGPRLGFRWWRFGAGLLLGLACGVKWSGIYFVLALSLLSLVWDALARRSAGVARPWRGALLRDALPAFASLFVLPLVVYFATWAAWYASETATDRHAAAVADDVGFGFLPDVARSLLYYHFNVLEFHTHLVTGDDPHPWESKPWSWPMGMRPMLYYYESGMPGCGQGDCVQATMLLGTPALWWVALPVAGWAVWRAVGRLDWRYAAVLVCYCAGYLPWFVNLDRQMYYFYATPLAPFLVLGIVLVLGEILGRSNASTERRKTGLLVVALYVGLVVANFVWLWPILNGFPITEARWAAELWLPSWR, from the coding sequence TTGTCGCCGAGAGAACCGACGGATCGCCTGCGCGGATGGATCGTGACCCTGGTGGTCACGCTGCTGGCGGGTGTGGTCCGTTTCTGGCGACTGGGGCAGGCGACCGACGACGGCACCCCGATCTTCGACGAGAAGCACTACGTCCCGCAGGCGTGGCAGATGCTGCGCAACGGTGGCTTCGAGGACAATCCCGGTTACGAGCTGGTGGCCCACCCGCCGGTGGGCAAACACCTGATAGCGGTCGGCGAGTGGCTGTTCGGATACACCCCGCTGGGCTGGCGGTTCAGCGCCGCGGTCGCTGGCACGCTGATGGTGCTGCTGCTGGTGCGCATCGCGCGCCGCATGACGCGTTCCACCCTGCTGGGCGCGTTGGCGGGAATCCTGCTGATCTGCGACGGGCTCAGCCACGTGCAGGCGCGCGTTGGCATGCTGGACATCTTCCACGCCGTGCTGGTGCTCGCCGCGTTCGCCTGTCTGCTGGTGGATCGCGACCGAATGCGTTCCCGCCTGGCGCTGGTCGTCACCGAACAGCGGATCGGGGAATCGGAGCTGGGTCCCAGATTGGGATTCCGCTGGTGGCGGTTCGGCGCGGGCCTCCTGCTGGGGCTGGCGTGCGGGGTGAAGTGGAGCGGCATCTACTTCGTGCTGGCCCTGAGCCTGCTCAGCCTTGTCTGGGACGCGTTGGCCCGGCGGAGCGCGGGAGTGGCACGCCCGTGGCGCGGCGCGTTGCTGCGGGACGCCCTGCCCGCGTTCGCATCGCTGTTCGTACTGCCGTTGGTGGTCTACTTCGCCACCTGGGCCGCCTGGTACGCGAGCGAGACGGCCACCGACCGGCACGCGGCGGCCGTCGCGGACGACGTGGGATTCGGTTTCCTGCCCGACGTGGCGCGATCACTGCTGTATTACCACTTCAACGTGCTGGAGTTCCACACTCATCTGGTCACCGGCGACGATCCGCACCCTTGGGAGTCGAAGCCGTGGTCCTGGCCGATGGGCATGCGGCCGATGCTCTACTACTACGAGTCCGGGATGCCCGGTTGCGGCCAGGGCGACTGCGTGCAGGCCACGATGCTGCTGGGGACCCCGGCACTGTGGTGGGTGGCGCTGCCGGTCGCGGGTTGGGCGGTGTGGCGTGCCGTCGGACGGCTGGACTGGCGCTACGCCGCGGTGCTGGTCTGCTACTGCGCCGGTTACCTGCCCTGGTTCGTCAACCTCGACAGGCAGATGTACTACTTCTACGCCACACCGCTGGCCCCCTTCCTGGTGCTGGGGATCGTGCTGGTGCTCGGCGAGATCCTCGGGCGTTCGAACGCGAGCACCGAACGCCGCAAGACAGGTCTGCTGGTGGTCGCGCTCTACGTCGGACTGGTAGTGGCCAACTTCGTGTGGCTGTGGCCGATCCTGAACGGTTTCCCGATCACCGAGGCGCGCTGGGCGGCCGAGCTCTGGCTCCCCTCGTGGCGGTGA